Part of the Mya arenaria isolate MELC-2E11 chromosome 8, ASM2691426v1 genome, GTACCGAATGCttagaataatttaaaatcCGTCTCAAGTTTTTCACAACTGAATGGATGATATAATTGCACATTCTTTTTCGGATAGATGTTTATATTagtgcaaacaaacaaaaagtgtCTTACGGAGGCGCATTTGGGCGCCTTATGCAAATGATAGACTTGTCGTAGAGAAGAGCGGTTTTCTTTTATGTCATTGATGTAACTGCATATTACCCATCATTTAACGGTTAAGCAGTTTTGAGGAGAGTATGGTtggtttgtggtgtttgtatttatataagtcgtttaaGTTATTTTTGGTGTTTATTGTTGTGTAAGTGATATTAATACGTTTGTGTCTGCAGTTCATTGTCGTTGTGGCCGCTGTCTAATTTTCCCTAAATGGAgttgatttttaaaacttcaACAACTGGGCTTGCCCCTGTAtttctctttatttttttttgagaaattatCAACTGCTTGTCGTTACGaaacatacaacatacaaacataagGAAAACTGAAAATACagacaataattaaacattgattatttgtaataaaaggTAGCCACCGCAGCATAGTTTTATCGGTTAGAGTACTATTTTAGCAATCCAAAGGCGAATATCCACCGCACCTGGGTTGTAGCGCTAACGATGATTGGTAAGCAATCTTACAAACATACGCAAACGGCAGGTCGTTGTAACTAACATACTTGACGGGCAACCCAACGACCCGGTGATGTGGTTTATATTCCTTGGTTGTTTCTGTTTCGAGTTTACATAtcttcatattttattcatacacTCGTCAGCTAAAGACTCATGATTATCCGTCACCGGCCATACCTTTCACATATGGATCAGGTTTATTCCCGTACAcaatcagaaaatgttttttaagataacgCTGAAATAACGCTTCAAAATTATTGAACGAAGTAATAATTCGCCTGTGTAACAAATCGCGGAGTAAATGACATATTTGATTACATCAACATCACACAAATTTAACCGAAATAAAACGTCCTCATAATTATAAACTCTCATAAGACTACGAATGTAATTGAAATGATGTTCATTCAACTAAGGAAAGGCAATAGGAAGTTCAATATTGCAGGGAGCTAGGACGAATAATAAAGCAGCAACTACAAAGTAGTTAATAATGTTCGCGTAAATATCCAGATACATCGCAAGGGCACGTATTCGGATTCGGTTCTGACGCATCAGCTGAAATAAAAACGCTAcaatatataagtaaaaaaccAAACACATAAAAAGAGCGCCACGATTACGATTCGTATcaaacatgtgcatattgtatCTAGTAATTCGTGTACAacgttttttacaattttcttgtACATTTCTTTTGTAATGGACAAGTTAAAGATGTTGCAtgcttttcaaatatataagGTATATAACAATTTATGAAGCCCGAGTTATAGGCCTCGTTGGAATAAGCTTTATTCCATTatgaaaaagtatataaaagtcgcatgtaaaaatattatatgtgtaTTAAGTCAGGCCAAGTTAAAACGTTGACTTTTTAAAATCATCACGGTGAATAACTCGACATTTATTAAGTCATGAATATGATCCTCGCTATAAATTTGAGTATTGCCTCTGGcaacaagtgtaccaagtttcttTTCAATGTATGAACGTTTTTTTATCATGACCGATATTTACATTTGGAAACGATGAATCGGCCGACTACGACACcaagacaataataaaaaaatgaatgataaatgaGTTCACAAATCGTAGTAAAATGACAATTGATCTTTATAACTATAATTAAATGTGGTGTACCTATGAAGTCTCTCAAGATGTGTCGGTTGTCCTCAGCTGTGTTATACCTGTAACGACCGTCGTCTTGGAGACCAACGAGGACCTTCTATTACACGTCTCACGCTGTAAAGTCTTCCGTTTATGTGATATGTGGCCCTCTTTACAATCGGATACTTGTTTGCTCACACAAATTCCATTCGGAAACCTGATGCGGTCGATGCTTTTGTCGCAGAAAAGGTAGATTGAATTTCCACATTCGGGACATTCTGGCTGGGGCTCGTAAGAATAGAAATCTGTGGTCCAGTTGTTCCACATCCCGTTAATGTTTTTCAAGTATTCAAAAGCTGGCATTGGATCATTAGGTCCATGGCCAGGATGGTTGTTTTGAGCGAGGTTGGTAGTTGGGTAATCTGTTTCAGGATCTATGTTGCAATGAGACCTTGCAATAGAACAACGGTTAAAACTATTGTGTAGCTAAAAATGAGTAATTGATAGCAATGTTTGGGTAAAAAACATGCTTAATTTTACCGGGATGTTGTAAAAACGGTACATCCCTAATGTTCTCCGTGTTCTATACTGAAGTGAACAGTGTCGCTCATGAAAATACTTTAAGACATACATGCGcgtataaatttcatgaataaaCCTGAAAACCCCGAAAAAGTAGTGTAGGggtattataaattaataatctAGAATTCgtaattttgcttaaaaaacgAAATAGTGTATCtgtaaaaaatcttaaaaatacattaaacaggTATCGCTTTGCCAATTACCCTCATGCCATTCTTAAAACAATCGAATCAATCTTAAGTTCGTCTTTTaatgtatgcatatataaatcaatttcaCTTACTGTTGATTATGTCGAAATAGTTCCCAGATATAATCAATAAAGGCATGGTGCATCCAGAACACTGGGTCAAACGCAGAATACTTGACGACCCCCAAATCACCCCCAAGCCAGTCGTGAACCCCATCATGAAGGACTTCCAAGTTAAATGGTTTACTAAAATACTTTTCTGTCCCTGTCGTTATATCCTAAAACAAATGATGCAATGAACATgttatataaactataaatatggTAGTGATTCAACATTTTAACGCTATTAAATCGATTGCCCTCCCGCCCccctaaaaataaataaaaaataaaaatagtagtGGTTGTCGTGATGATTATCTTATTTCTAAAATTGTTACTTATTCGGCACCATTTTAAGTTAaagtatttcattcaataactAGTAGGCAAAACAAAGGTGTTTCTTGCATGGATCGCCAACCCAAGTTTGCACTAGCTCATAGACATTGACTGTAATACAACAATGGTACAGGGGTCGCTACAGCGCCATCAGCCGGTTTAAGCCAAGTATCTTTAATCACTAACTTGATAATGGCAAAAATCCATCAGTCCTTTGATGTCATCTTTGTTAATAAGTCTTGGTGGGCACCGACTGTCAGCATTGGCTATGTGTCGCTGAATTTCAATGTTATATCCTCCAAACCATCCTGCAAATGGCCCCGACGATATTGGGCCATCACCATTTCCGAAAAAGCAATGCGACCACACAACAGATTGGTCAGGCGATGGGATGTAATAGTCCATAGTATAGTCCCAATAAGGCAAAGATACGTCGGGATTTATCTTTCTCATTTCTTCTTCaaatcttaaaatcaataagcATTTAGATCAATACAAGATAACAGTACTACAATAAAAACCACGCGTACGAGTAGCAGGAAATATCCAAGTTTAACCTGTCCTTTAATAACGAGAAACTTATTATATAACAAGTATCACCAATTCTTGCATTCGAAATGcgtttaacaattaaacataCTACCATTTGAATGCTATACAGGAACTAGTGCATTCATTTTACATGTGTTCACTTACGCTACCACCAACATCCGGTGCCAAGGTAAAAAAGCCCTTCCTCTATGCTTCAACGGGATATTTTGACCATGCACCCTTCCAAAGCGACCTAGGACTCCATTCTTGAAATCAAACGcaacaacaaatacaattagAAAATACAATGCAACTTAAAGGTCAGCCTTTTTAGAGGTCTTTCACTCAACTTGACCCGAGACAAGCAACTCAACAACAAACTAAAAACGGTTAAAAGAAATTCTCAAcctaattataaaacaatttaatagcatgaaattaaaatcatttttttcatacaaaCTCTTCAATTGCAATTCACAGATTTCTTACTGCTACGTCACCCAAACATTTCTTACATTACGATGTATTGTCTTTAAGTGTATTAAATAACTAGCACACCAATTGTATTATGCCgagatttgttttgaaaacttgatttgtttgattgatttaCTTATACAATCATACATCAAACAGCATCTGGCATATAcacacttaaacatttttttatgtatttagcCTTAAATGAAATACCTTTTAATGACGTTACTAACGTTACTTCGAGAGATTTGTGTGTCGAACGAGCTTAGATTTAAACTTGAGATGATGTTTTGGCGTTTAATAATCCTTTTAATTCAATTTCACacaaaacaaatctgcatgtacaaacatatgatatgtttttattgtcgCATGGTATGATCTTGAATTAACACTACGCAATTTGTGACCGTATTTTCTATACTTTCagcaaaattttaaatataccTGTTCGTGACGAATCTAACACAGAAGTTACGGAGCCTCTTGGTCTGGTaacattattcatttttcatgtataCGTAACtagttcatataaaaatgtttatgttagtAATATCTAATTAAACGTCTATTCGCAGCTAGTACAGCAAAAGAAAACGTATTTATGTTTACCTCATATAGGGTCCTGAACACATCAAATACAGCCTCTCTATCCTGCCGAGAGAGAGTTCGAATATCGGATCTCCGCCTAAATCCTGTAGGAGGTCCATGAAATCCATACCTTCAAAAGCGACAATTGAGCCATATTGTGATGTGTTGGGATACAAAACATTCAACTTATATTTTAATCAAGAAAGAAACAGAATATAGAATAGTCTGAATCTCTCTCTGAGTAAAAAGAGTGTGTTGCTGTAAAAAGCATTCTCCAGGAGAGTTACAACTTTTAGGTTTAATGGTATGTTCACTTTTGATACTTGGACTCAACAAGTTATTTCTTAAAAGCACCAGTAAGGATTTGCAGGATTCCACTATACCAGATTTGCGGACAGATTCAACGTAAGTGCCGTTGATTGAGGACGCGTATCTTGCTTATCAGAGCTAAATAAACTTTCCCCATCCGAGTCACTAACCTAGAATTATATTTATCCTTTAATTAGTTTAT contains:
- the LOC128244759 gene encoding putative tyrosinase-like protein tyr-3, which produces MAVLVIATMMSLCVSRIAADFSHTLTLPEYVQECFDRSKNLAQVDRKLAEEACLRAHFNKILTPLITDEDYNYFKTEFEDTRYGFHGPPTGFRRRSDIRTLSRQDREAVFDVFRTLYENGVLGRFGRVHGQNIPLKHRGRAFLPWHRMLVVAFEEEMRKINPDVSLPYWDYTMDYYIPSPDQSVVWSHCFFGNGDGPISSGPFAGWFGGYNIEIQRHIANADSRCPPRLINKDDIKGLMDFCHYQDITTGTEKYFSKPFNLEVLHDGVHDWLGGDLGVVKYSAFDPVFWMHHAFIDYIWELFRHNQQSHCNIDPETDYPTTNLAQNNHPGHGPNDPMPAFEYLKNINGMWNNWTTDFYSYEPQPECPECGNSIYLFCDKSIDRIRFPNGICVSKQVSDCKEGHISHKRKTLQRETCNRRSSLVSKTTVVTGITQLRTTDTS